Proteins co-encoded in one Bacillus paramycoides genomic window:
- a CDS encoding nucleotidyltransferase — MKASGIVVEYNPFHNGHDYHVQQTKKLTHTDITIAVMSGPFLQRGEPALVSKWYRTKMALACGVDLVVELPYAFSTQKAETFANGAISILNALHVSEICFGSEDGQIKNFYNTISVQKNEEETYNRLVKQFMNAGNSYAKATSEAFRHILPSEKNIDMSQPNNILGFQYMKAILSQNSSMQAQTIKRFASHYHDETFNDQHIASATSIRKQLFSENSSFTEIEPFIPEATASLLANYKQNYGTLHNWEQYFSFFKYKLMTMSPDDLRHIYEIEEGLEHRILSKIQSSSSFHSFMEALKTKRYTWTRLQRACTHILTNTTKEEIHSANIEQHAPYIRLLGMSQKGQTYLSKNKKKIELPILTHTKTFDHPTLHIERKANSVYFSIMQEPLRTQLLKQDATYHPIRYDETTAKFL, encoded by the coding sequence ATAAAAGCCAGTGGTATTGTCGTTGAATATAACCCTTTTCATAACGGTCATGATTATCATGTGCAACAAACAAAAAAGTTAACACACACTGATATAACAATCGCTGTTATGAGTGGCCCTTTTTTACAACGTGGTGAGCCGGCACTCGTATCCAAATGGTATCGCACCAAAATGGCCTTAGCATGCGGTGTAGACCTCGTTGTAGAGCTTCCTTATGCCTTCTCAACACAAAAGGCTGAAACCTTTGCAAATGGCGCTATTTCTATTTTAAACGCCCTACACGTTTCTGAAATTTGTTTCGGTAGTGAAGATGGACAAATCAAAAATTTTTATAACACGATCTCTGTGCAAAAAAATGAAGAAGAAACTTACAATCGTCTTGTAAAGCAATTTATGAACGCAGGTAATAGTTACGCAAAAGCTACCTCTGAAGCTTTCCGCCACATTTTACCTTCCGAAAAAAACATAGACATGTCACAACCAAATAACATTTTAGGCTTTCAGTACATGAAAGCAATTCTGTCGCAAAATAGTTCTATGCAAGCACAAACGATAAAAAGATTCGCATCTCATTATCATGATGAAACTTTTAACGACCAACATATTGCAAGCGCAACAAGTATTCGCAAACAACTTTTTAGCGAAAATAGTTCCTTTACAGAAATTGAGCCTTTTATCCCCGAAGCGACTGCTTCTCTTTTAGCAAATTATAAACAAAACTACGGGACATTACATAATTGGGAACAATATTTTTCATTTTTCAAATACAAACTTATGACGATGTCTCCAGACGACTTACGACATATATATGAAATTGAAGAAGGTTTAGAGCATCGTATTTTATCAAAAATACAAAGCAGTTCCTCCTTCCATTCATTCATGGAAGCATTAAAAACGAAGCGTTATACGTGGACTAGACTGCAAAGAGCTTGTACACACATTTTAACAAATACAACAAAAGAAGAAATACATAGCGCAAATATTGAACAGCATGCACCGTACATTCGTCTACTAGGCATGTCACAAAAAGGACAAACTTACCTTTCAAAAAACAAGAAAAAAATAGAGCTTCCAATCCTTACCCATACAAAAACATTTGATCATCCTACTTTACACATTGAGCGAAAAGCCAATTCTGTATATTTCTCCATCATGCAAGAACCGTTACGAACACAACTACTAAAACAAGATGCAACATACCATCCAATTCGGTATGATGAAACAACTGCAAAATTCCTATAA
- the bshC gene encoding bacillithiol biosynthesis cysteine-adding enzyme BshC produces MEIKEISVPQQGVVADYMNGKKEIQSCFDYMLTEDAFKQRVQDLREREFFRQDLVTHLLEYNTKLQAGEATIQNVKELGDENTYVVIAGQQAGLLTGPLYTIHKIISVLQLAKEKEESLGVKVVPVFWIAGEDHDMDEINHTFVTKNKKIKKTIFHDRNPKKASASESELSLEDCRKWIEEIFKTYPETNFTKDVLRFIDDSLGKSNTYVDFFGHLIMKMFVNSGLILVDSHHPELRKLEVPFFKQIVGKYKDVQEGLHNQQEVIKKLGYKPIIETKSNAIHIFMEIDNERVLLEDDQGRFVGKDGAYSFSYEELIEEMERSPERFSNNVVTRPLMQEYVFPTLAFIGGPGELAYWSELQQVFHTIGFRMPPVVPRITITYIERDIATDLHDLQLQESDPFLNNVDKLRDDWLSNQIEEPIDDRFVEAKKEIINIHTSLQQFVKKIDPGLSAFAGKNEFKINEQIELLERMLKRNVEKKHEVQLNKFRRIQFALRPSGAPQERVWNICYYLNQYGLDFVDRVMEKPFSWNGKHHVIKL; encoded by the coding sequence ATGGAGATAAAAGAAATCTCTGTTCCGCAACAAGGTGTTGTAGCGGACTATATGAACGGTAAAAAAGAGATACAGTCGTGTTTTGATTATATGTTAACAGAAGATGCTTTTAAACAGCGTGTACAAGATTTGCGTGAGAGGGAGTTTTTCCGCCAAGATTTAGTAACGCATTTATTAGAATATAATACGAAATTACAAGCGGGAGAAGCTACAATTCAAAATGTAAAAGAGCTTGGAGATGAAAATACATATGTTGTAATAGCTGGACAACAAGCTGGGTTATTAACAGGACCACTTTATACGATTCATAAAATCATTTCAGTTTTACAGCTTGCGAAGGAAAAGGAAGAAAGTTTAGGTGTGAAAGTTGTTCCTGTTTTCTGGATTGCTGGTGAAGATCATGATATGGATGAAATTAATCATACTTTCGTAACAAAGAATAAAAAAATAAAAAAGACTATTTTTCATGATCGTAATCCGAAAAAGGCGAGTGCTTCAGAGTCTGAGCTTTCTTTGGAAGACTGTAGAAAGTGGATTGAAGAAATTTTCAAAACATACCCTGAAACGAATTTCACAAAGGACGTACTTCGATTTATTGATGATTCTTTGGGGAAATCGAATACGTATGTAGATTTCTTTGGTCATCTTATTATGAAAATGTTCGTGAATTCTGGTTTAATTCTTGTCGATTCGCATCATCCTGAATTAAGAAAATTAGAAGTGCCGTTTTTTAAACAAATTGTAGGTAAGTATAAAGACGTACAAGAGGGACTTCATAACCAACAGGAAGTAATTAAAAAATTAGGATATAAACCAATTATTGAAACAAAGTCTAATGCAATACATATATTCATGGAAATTGATAATGAGCGAGTGTTGCTTGAAGACGATCAAGGAAGGTTTGTTGGGAAGGATGGAGCGTATTCCTTTTCATATGAGGAATTGATTGAAGAGATGGAAAGAAGCCCGGAGCGCTTTAGTAATAATGTTGTAACGCGTCCTCTTATGCAAGAGTATGTATTTCCTACGTTGGCGTTTATTGGAGGTCCAGGAGAATTAGCTTACTGGAGTGAATTACAACAAGTCTTCCATACTATCGGTTTCCGAATGCCGCCTGTCGTTCCGCGTATTACAATTACTTATATAGAGAGGGATATAGCGACAGATTTGCATGATTTACAATTGCAAGAGAGTGATCCGTTTTTAAATAACGTAGATAAGTTGCGTGATGATTGGTTATCTAATCAAATAGAGGAACCGATAGATGACCGATTTGTAGAGGCGAAAAAAGAAATAATTAATATTCATACGTCATTACAACAGTTTGTGAAGAAAATAGATCCAGGGTTAAGTGCGTTTGCAGGGAAAAATGAATTCAAAATTAATGAACAAATTGAACTGTTGGAAAGAATGTTGAAAAGAAATGTTGAGAAAAAACATGAAGTGCAACTAAACAAATTCCGTCGTATACAATTTGCACTCCGTCCATCAGGAGCGCCGCAAGAGCGTGTGTGGAATATATGTTACTATTTAAATCAGTACGGTTTAGATTTCGTTGATCGTGTAATGGAAAAACCGTTTTCTTGGAACGGAAAACATCATGTTATAAAACTATAG
- a CDS encoding N-acetyltransferase produces the protein MGFPKVERLLINYKTLDEFKKFKGCGAQELSMLEELQANIIENDSESPFYGIYYGGSLIARMSLYMKRDGGEPFEITGTYLELYKLEVLPTFQKQGFGEMLVNYAKGLQFPIKTIARIHSAGFWDKLNFQPVSVPDGDFYVWNPETNLNAVTNEESA, from the coding sequence ATGGGATTCCCAAAAGTTGAGCGCTTGCTCATCAATTATAAAACATTAGACGAGTTTAAAAAATTTAAAGGTTGCGGAGCTCAAGAACTCTCCATGTTAGAAGAATTACAAGCAAATATTATTGAAAACGATAGTGAATCTCCATTCTACGGTATTTATTATGGCGGATCACTCATTGCACGTATGAGTCTATACATGAAAAGGGACGGCGGAGAACCATTCGAAATTACAGGTACTTACCTAGAACTCTATAAACTTGAAGTATTACCAACTTTCCAAAAACAAGGATTCGGAGAAATGCTTGTAAATTATGCGAAGGGGCTTCAATTCCCAATTAAAACGATTGCACGTATCCATTCAGCTGGTTTTTGGGATAAATTAAATTTCCAACCTGTATCAGTACCTGATGGTGATTTTTATGTTTGGAACCCAGAGACAAATTTGAATGCGGTTACAAACGAAGAGTCTGCATAA
- a CDS encoding SepM family pheromone-processing serine protease, with protein sequence MFKRFRFIYAILIGVILAILLVYVRLPYYVTKPGMAAKLEPYVQVEGGTKESGDFMLVTVSMGPANVVNLIAAQFNKYTHISKAEEILQKGESDEEYQFRQNYAMKDSQNAAIYNAYKRANRTVSFENKGVLVAGVAKGMPSEGKLKLGDVIIAVDGKTFEKTEQFIEYMTGKKEGDTVNIEYKRNGKQLKENLNVKTIPNGNGRVGIGVSIVTERELVVDPKVKIDSHEIGGPSAGLMFTLEIYNQLVEEDLTRGHEIAGTGTINEKGEIGPIGGIQQKVVAASDAGAEVFFAPNEKGAEKSNYKDALEAAKDIKTKMKVVPVDTLDDALMYLEKMGKK encoded by the coding sequence ATGTTTAAGCGTTTTCGGTTTATATATGCAATTTTAATAGGGGTTATATTGGCGATATTACTTGTTTACGTACGTTTACCGTATTATGTAACAAAACCAGGAATGGCTGCCAAATTAGAGCCTTACGTTCAAGTTGAAGGGGGAACGAAAGAATCTGGTGATTTTATGCTTGTTACGGTTTCGATGGGACCGGCAAATGTGGTCAATTTAATAGCGGCACAGTTTAATAAATATACACATATTTCAAAAGCGGAAGAAATATTGCAAAAAGGTGAAAGTGATGAAGAATATCAATTTCGTCAAAATTATGCGATGAAAGATTCGCAAAATGCGGCGATTTATAATGCTTATAAACGTGCAAATCGTACTGTTTCTTTTGAAAATAAAGGTGTATTGGTTGCTGGTGTAGCGAAAGGGATGCCGTCAGAAGGGAAGCTTAAACTTGGAGATGTCATCATTGCCGTTGATGGAAAAACATTTGAAAAGACGGAGCAATTTATTGAATATATGACAGGGAAAAAAGAAGGAGATACAGTAAATATTGAATATAAGAGGAATGGAAAACAGCTAAAAGAAAATTTAAATGTAAAGACTATTCCGAATGGAAATGGTCGTGTTGGTATAGGTGTTTCTATCGTTACGGAAAGAGAATTAGTGGTTGATCCGAAAGTGAAAATTGACTCTCATGAAATAGGCGGGCCATCGGCAGGTTTAATGTTTACATTAGAAATATATAATCAACTGGTGGAAGAGGATCTAACAAGAGGGCATGAAATAGCTGGAACAGGTACGATTAATGAAAAGGGAGAAATTGGCCCGATTGGTGGTATTCAGCAAAAAGTGGTCGCTGCGAGTGATGCGGGTGCTGAAGTGTTCTTTGCACCAAATGAAAAAGGTGCGGAGAAATCGAATTATAAAGATGCACTTGAGGCTGCGAAAGATATTAAAACAAAAATGAAGGTTGTACCAGTTGATACGCTGGATGATGCATTAATGTATTTGGAAAAAATGGGCAAGAAATAA
- a CDS encoding penicillin-binding protein, protein MILFLLLFLLLLARFFYIQATGSVHNQDLDELAKQKHSKTGVLEANRGTIYDQNGHVLAQDANSYKLVAELKGANQVDDKEDTAKKIAGVLGTDEEKILATLNKEGRSQVEFGKLGRGLTKEQKDQIEALKLPGISFITENARVYPNGDFASYVVGHARPDDKGIAKGQFGLEKSLDKYLGASNGKVAYTGDRKGVSLDGGKVNVEAPKNGDNVYVTLDQRIQSYLEDAMKEASKHYEPESLIAIVADPKTGKILGMSSKPSYDPNQENNKYFYNDAIANAFEPGSTMKIFTLAAAINEGVYKGQDYYQSGTYQVGNRKIKDHNGGAGWGSITFDEGVERSSNVAFAILGDQKLGPERFRKYIHSFGLDEKTNIDLPGEGSNTIVFDQQIQQVTTAFGQGSTVTPIQLVQAATAIANDGKMMKPYTIDKIVDPITGEVKLEHKPEEVGKPVTKETAAQVRQLLERVVTSPKGTGTAYKVDGYSVGGKTGTAQIPDGKGGYMTGRENYIFSFLGMAPMDDPQLVVYLAVKQPKLKDDESGAQPLADIFKYVTKNSLEYLKIKPNEVKDPKKYVKEQQTAVPDVTGKTMEEAKKTIDKAKLRPIVLGEGKVQQQVPKATEQTLKGDRVFLVGDKPTMPNIQGWALRDVMNLAKTLKLNLKPTGTGYVTEQSVPEGTLLQPGTELGVTLVPPLEPQQEAEKP, encoded by the coding sequence ATGATTTTATTCCTCCTGCTCTTTTTGCTGTTATTAGCCCGATTTTTTTACATACAAGCAACAGGATCAGTCCATAATCAAGACTTGGATGAACTTGCTAAGCAAAAACATAGTAAAACAGGAGTTCTGGAAGCAAATCGTGGGACGATTTATGACCAAAATGGTCATGTGTTAGCGCAAGACGCAAACTCTTATAAACTTGTAGCGGAATTAAAAGGCGCGAATCAGGTTGATGATAAAGAGGATACTGCAAAGAAAATTGCGGGAGTGCTCGGAACAGATGAAGAGAAGATTTTAGCTACGTTAAATAAAGAAGGCAGAAGTCAAGTAGAATTCGGGAAATTAGGTAGGGGCTTGACAAAAGAACAGAAAGATCAAATAGAAGCATTAAAATTGCCAGGTATATCTTTTATTACTGAAAATGCAAGGGTATATCCAAACGGTGATTTCGCATCTTATGTCGTAGGTCATGCGAGACCTGATGATAAGGGGATTGCTAAAGGGCAATTTGGTTTAGAAAAGAGTTTAGATAAGTATTTAGGAGCCTCTAACGGAAAAGTAGCTTATACAGGTGATCGTAAAGGTGTGTCTCTTGATGGTGGGAAAGTGAATGTAGAGGCACCTAAAAATGGAGATAATGTATATGTAACGCTTGACCAGCGTATTCAAAGTTATTTAGAAGACGCAATGAAAGAAGCGAGTAAACATTATGAACCAGAAAGTTTAATAGCAATTGTTGCGGATCCAAAAACAGGGAAAATATTAGGGATGTCTAGTAAGCCTAGTTATGATCCGAACCAAGAGAATAATAAGTATTTTTATAATGACGCAATTGCAAATGCATTTGAACCTGGATCAACAATGAAAATATTCACGCTAGCAGCAGCTATTAATGAAGGTGTGTATAAGGGACAAGATTATTATCAGTCTGGTACTTATCAAGTCGGAAACCGAAAAATAAAAGATCATAATGGAGGCGCTGGATGGGGATCTATCACATTTGATGAAGGGGTAGAGCGTTCTTCCAACGTAGCGTTTGCAATTTTAGGGGATCAAAAACTTGGCCCAGAACGTTTCCGAAAATATATTCATAGTTTTGGATTAGATGAAAAAACGAACATTGATTTACCTGGTGAAGGTTCAAATACAATTGTATTCGATCAGCAAATACAGCAAGTAACAACAGCTTTTGGACAAGGTTCTACTGTAACACCAATTCAGCTTGTGCAAGCTGCAACGGCGATTGCAAATGATGGAAAAATGATGAAACCTTATACAATTGACAAAATTGTAGATCCAATAACAGGGGAAGTAAAATTAGAACATAAGCCAGAAGAAGTGGGAAAACCTGTTACAAAAGAAACAGCAGCGCAAGTAAGACAGTTATTAGAACGCGTTGTTACATCACCAAAAGGAACAGGAACTGCTTATAAAGTCGATGGATATTCAGTTGGTGGTAAAACAGGAACAGCGCAAATTCCGGATGGAAAAGGTGGCTATATGACGGGAAGAGAGAATTATATATTCTCGTTCTTAGGTATGGCACCTATGGACGATCCGCAACTTGTTGTGTATCTAGCTGTTAAACAGCCAAAATTGAAAGATGATGAGAGCGGCGCGCAACCTTTAGCTGATATTTTTAAATATGTAACGAAGAATAGTTTAGAGTATTTAAAGATTAAGCCTAATGAAGTGAAAGATCCGAAGAAATATGTGAAAGAGCAGCAAACTGCTGTTCCAGATGTAACCGGAAAAACGATGGAAGAAGCGAAAAAAACTATTGATAAAGCAAAACTTCGTCCGATCGTATTAGGTGAAGGGAAAGTACAGCAACAAGTACCGAAAGCGACTGAACAAACATTGAAGGGTGACCGAGTCTTCTTAGTGGGAGATAAACCTACAATGCCAAATATACAAGGCTGGGCACTTCGTGATGTTATGAATTTAGCAAAAACATTAAAGCTTAACCTAAAACCTACTGGTACAGGATATGTAACCGAACAAAGTGTGCCAGAAGGAACATTGTTACAACCGGGTACAGAGTTAGGTGTAACACTTGTACCGCCACTTGAACCACAACAAGAAGCAGAAAAGCCGTAA
- a CDS encoding RsfA family transcriptional regulator: MATTRQDAWTDDEDLLLAEVVLRHIREGGTQLSAFKEVGRHLSRTPAACGFRWNSYVRKQYKERIEEAKQLRKVENYEVKETKVLEPASITLNDVIDFLQNYKDENSLMVLQQQIESLQTEKESLLERLSVYEEEYRTLLDYIDQKRSVMVAERNSARSNGKLEKLKK, encoded by the coding sequence ATGGCGACAACAAGACAAGATGCTTGGACTGATGATGAAGATTTGCTTCTGGCAGAAGTAGTACTCCGGCATATTCGAGAAGGTGGAACGCAATTATCTGCCTTTAAAGAAGTGGGAAGACATTTATCTCGTACACCAGCAGCATGTGGATTTAGATGGAATTCTTACGTTAGAAAGCAATACAAAGAACGTATTGAAGAAGCAAAGCAACTGCGTAAAGTGGAAAATTATGAAGTGAAAGAGACGAAGGTGCTAGAGCCTGCGTCAATTACATTGAATGATGTTATTGATTTCTTGCAAAATTATAAAGATGAAAACTCTTTAATGGTGTTGCAACAGCAAATTGAATCGTTACAAACGGAGAAAGAGAGCCTGTTGGAGCGATTGTCAGTATATGAGGAAGAATATAGAACACTGCTTGATTATATCGATCAAAAAAGAAGTGTAATGGTAGCAGAAAGAAATAGTGCTCGTTCGAATGGAAAATTAGAGAAGTTAAAGAAATAA
- the rsmH gene encoding 16S rRNA (cytosine(1402)-N(4))-methyltransferase RsmH: protein MFKHVTVLLKETVDGLDIKPDGTYVDCTLGGGGHSSYLLSQLTEGGRLIAFDQDEIAIQNAKEKFSSYGEQFITVKSNFRYLSEKLQELGITEVDGILFDLGVSSPQLDTPERGFSYHHDAPLDMRMDQDAPLTAYDVVNSWSYEQLVRIFFQYGEEKFSKQIARKIEAYRENKAIETTGELVELIKEGIPAPARRTGGHPAKRVFQAIRIAVNDELKVFEEALESAIEMVKPGGRVSVITFHSLEDRICKTTFKRNSTTPQLPPGLPIIPDEFKPKLKLITRKPILPSDIELEENNRARSAKLRIAEKR, encoded by the coding sequence ATGTTTAAACACGTAACAGTGCTTTTGAAGGAAACAGTAGACGGCTTAGATATAAAGCCAGATGGTACATATGTAGATTGTACACTGGGGGGGGGAGGACATAGTTCTTATTTATTATCCCAATTAACTGAAGGCGGAAGATTAATCGCGTTTGATCAAGATGAGATAGCAATTCAAAATGCGAAAGAAAAATTCTCTTCATACGGTGAGCAGTTCATAACAGTAAAGAGTAATTTCCGATATTTATCTGAAAAACTACAGGAATTAGGTATAACAGAAGTAGACGGTATTCTATTTGATTTAGGTGTTTCATCCCCGCAATTAGATACACCAGAGCGTGGCTTTAGTTATCATCATGATGCACCGTTAGATATGCGAATGGATCAAGATGCCCCATTAACAGCATATGATGTTGTAAATAGCTGGTCATATGAACAACTTGTAAGAATTTTCTTCCAGTATGGTGAAGAGAAATTTTCAAAACAAATAGCAAGGAAAATCGAAGCATATCGTGAGAATAAAGCTATTGAAACGACAGGAGAATTAGTAGAACTAATTAAAGAGGGGATTCCAGCTCCTGCTCGTAGAACGGGTGGACATCCTGCGAAGCGAGTATTCCAAGCAATTCGTATTGCGGTAAATGATGAATTGAAAGTATTTGAAGAAGCGTTGGAATCTGCAATTGAGATGGTCAAGCCAGGCGGGAGAGTTAGTGTTATAACATTCCATTCTTTAGAAGACCGTATTTGTAAAACGACGTTTAAGCGAAATAGTACAACGCCACAATTGCCGCCAGGATTACCAATTATTCCTGACGAATTTAAGCCGAAATTAAAGCTTATTACGAGAAAACCGATTTTACCTTCTGATATAGAGTTAGAAGAAAATAATCGAGCGCGTTCTGCGAAATTGAGAATCGCTGAAAAACGATAA
- the panE gene encoding 2-dehydropantoate 2-reductase, whose translation MKMKIGVVGPGAIGLLYAFYLQKSNQDVTLFTRTASQAGELNITGVTCIREGKRETVFPPVLPIESMLDQQLDYIFIAVKQYHITDILPFVRGESSLIFLQNGMSHLHAMQKIENENIAVGIVEHGAKKEERHTVYHTGIGVTKFGIVHGRSKHFEKMFNCFPFPHFPIQIEDDWKGVMHKKLVVNVCINPLTALLQVKNGDLITNPFFYQMMEQVFHEVVFLVKEEKEIVWEMVRHVCERTSHNTSSMLADVRANRQTEIGAIVGYVLEEARKQRRSVPTLQFLFDAIKGLEVKV comes from the coding sequence GTGAAAATGAAAATCGGAGTTGTGGGACCAGGAGCTATCGGTCTATTATATGCATTTTATTTACAAAAAAGTAATCAAGATGTTACGTTGTTTACAAGGACAGCTAGCCAGGCTGGCGAATTGAATATAACGGGTGTAACTTGTATTAGGGAGGGGAAACGCGAAACGGTATTCCCGCCTGTTTTACCAATAGAAAGTATGCTAGACCAACAGCTAGACTATATATTTATTGCTGTTAAGCAATATCATATAACTGACATACTACCTTTTGTACGAGGGGAATCCTCATTAATCTTTTTGCAAAACGGAATGTCACATCTTCATGCTATGCAGAAAATAGAGAATGAAAATATTGCAGTTGGAATTGTAGAGCATGGTGCGAAAAAAGAAGAAAGACATACCGTTTATCATACTGGGATAGGTGTAACAAAGTTTGGAATTGTGCACGGCCGGTCTAAACATTTTGAAAAAATGTTTAATTGCTTCCCTTTTCCTCATTTTCCGATTCAAATAGAAGATGATTGGAAGGGTGTTATGCACAAAAAATTAGTAGTAAATGTATGTATTAATCCATTAACAGCGTTATTACAAGTCAAGAACGGAGATTTGATTACGAACCCATTTTTTTATCAGATGATGGAGCAAGTATTTCACGAAGTCGTTTTTCTTGTTAAAGAAGAAAAAGAAATAGTATGGGAAATGGTACGTCACGTATGTGAAAGAACGTCTCATAATACATCATCTATGCTGGCAGATGTAAGAGCGAATAGACAAACGGAAATTGGTGCGATTGTTGGATATGTATTAGAAGAAGCTAGGAAACAGCGAAGATCCGTTCCGACACTCCAATTTTTGTTTGATGCAATAAAAGGGTTGGAAGTAAAAGTATAA
- a CDS encoding YceD family protein, producing the protein MKWSIHQLNKLRNKGLTLDEMVDVSELKEVEKDIREINPVHVTGRVDFGSGKFTFHLHITGSMVLPCSRSLVDVTLPFDIKTTEVFQTSQEEFETEAEIHCLEGEVLDLLPVIKENILLEIPMQIFSDDVSGGAPTQGQDWQVISEEDKEKPVDPRLAGLAKFFDK; encoded by the coding sequence ATGAAATGGTCCATCCATCAATTGAATAAATTGAGAAATAAAGGATTGACATTGGATGAGATGGTAGATGTAAGTGAGCTAAAAGAGGTCGAGAAAGATATTCGTGAAATTAATCCTGTTCACGTAACAGGAAGAGTTGATTTTGGCTCCGGTAAGTTTACGTTCCATCTACATATAACTGGAAGCATGGTTTTACCATGTTCTCGCTCTTTAGTAGATGTGACATTACCATTTGACATTAAAACAACTGAGGTGTTCCAAACTTCACAAGAAGAATTTGAAACTGAAGCTGAAATTCATTGTTTAGAAGGAGAAGTACTTGACTTACTGCCCGTAATCAAGGAAAATATACTTTTGGAGATTCCAATGCAAATTTTCAGTGATGATGTTTCTGGTGGAGCACCGACGCAAGGTCAAGACTGGCAAGTGATTTCGGAAGAAGACAAAGAAAAGCCTGTTGATCCAAGGTTGGCAGGACTTGCAAAGTTTTTTGACAAATAA
- the ftsL gene encoding cell division protein FtsL, with protein sequence MSNLAVKYKQQAQEEVQIQTPPQQMVQPKAKAKITRIEKLLYVAFIGFLLYACVAFIGNKAGLYQVNVEAATIEQKIVQQQKENQELKAEVEKLSRYERISEVAKKHGLEINANNVKGLK encoded by the coding sequence ATGAGTAACTTAGCTGTAAAGTACAAACAACAAGCACAAGAAGAGGTTCAGATTCAAACGCCCCCACAGCAGATGGTTCAGCCAAAAGCTAAAGCGAAGATTACAAGAATCGAAAAACTGTTGTATGTAGCGTTTATTGGCTTTTTATTGTATGCCTGTGTAGCGTTTATTGGAAATAAAGCAGGCCTTTATCAAGTTAATGTAGAAGCTGCGACGATAGAACAAAAAATTGTACAGCAGCAAAAAGAAAATCAAGAATTAAAGGCTGAAGTAGAGAAGTTAAGTCGTTATGAACGCATCTCTGAAGTTGCAAAAAAACACGGGCTAGAAATTAATGCGAATAATGTGAAAGGCCTCAAATAA
- the rpmF gene encoding 50S ribosomal protein L32, whose product MAVPFRRTSKTVKRKRRTHFKLSVPGMVECPSCGEAKLAHRVCKACGTYKGKEVISK is encoded by the coding sequence ATGGCTGTACCTTTTAGAAGAACTTCTAAAACAGTAAAAAGAAAGCGTCGTACGCATTTCAAATTATCAGTACCTGGTATGGTAGAGTGCCCAAGCTGTGGTGAAGCGAAATTAGCTCACCGTGTATGTAAAGCATGCGGTACTTACAAAGGTAAAGAAGTAATCAGCAAGTAA